In Citrus sinensis cultivar Valencia sweet orange chromosome 2, DVS_A1.0, whole genome shotgun sequence, a single genomic region encodes these proteins:
- the LOC102626157 gene encoding UDP-glycosyltransferase 90A1-like translates to MSSISSDHHVVLFPFMSKGHIIPILHLAQLLLRRPRVTVTIFTTPANRPFTSKFLSNTTASILFLLYPENIPENPVGVESTDKLPSMSLYVPFTRATKLMQPHFERALESLPHVSFMVSDGFLWWTLDSANKFGFPRFVFYGMNNYVMCVSSSVGANRSLSGVQSDDELVTPPEFPWIKITKKDFDPPITDPEPKGPQFELFIDQIVSTSNSYGMIVNSFYELEPLFADHCNRVVKPKSWCVGPLCLAELSPKNEEPKNELSKPAWIRWLDRKLDEGSSVMYVAFGSQAEISAQQLKEIATGLEQSKVNFLWVIRKAESELGDGFEERVKGRGLVVRDWVNQKEILWHESVQGFLSHCGWNSALESICAGVPILAWPIMADQPLNARMVTEEIKVALRVETCDGSVRGFVKWQGLEKTVRELMGGEKGEKARTKVKELSEIARKAMEEEKGSSWRCLDMLLDETCKYEQQLHDDKNNYEGR, encoded by the exons ATGAGTTCAATTTCTTCTGATCATCATGTGGTTTTATTCCCGTTCATGTCCAAAGGTCACATTATACCAATCCTCCACCTAGCTCAACTCCTCCTCCGGCGTCCACGAGTCACCGTCACCATCTTCACCACTCCGGCCAACCGTCCATTCACGTCAAAATTTCTCTCCAACACCACTGCCTC AATCTTATTTCTGCTA TATCCCGAAAACATCCCGGAAAATCCTGTCGGCGTCGAGAGCACGGACAAACTCCCCTCCATGTCACTCTATGTTCCCTTCACTAGAGCCACCAAGCTCATGCAGCCACACTTCGAACGTGCACTCGAGTCCCTTCCGCACGTCAGCTTCATGGTCTCTGATGGCTTTCTCTGGTGGACTTTAGACTCCGCTAATAAGTTCGGCTTTCCGAGGTTTGTGTTCTATGGCATGAACAATTATGTTATGTGTGTGTCAAGCAGTGTCGGGGCAAACCGGTCGCTGTCGGGTGTTCAGTCAGATGATGAGTTAGTAACTCCGCCCGAGTTTCCATGGATTAAGATcacaaaaaaagattttgatcCCCCAATCACGGACCCTGAGCCAAAGGGTCCTCAGTTTGAGTTATTTATTGACCAAATTGTCTCGACTTCAAACAGTTATGGTATGATTGTTAACAGCTTTTATGAACTTGAGCCTCTCTTTGCTGATCATTGCAACCGCGTAGTCAAACCTAAATCCTGGTGTGTCGGACCGCTTTGTCTTGCCGAGTTATCCCCGAAAAATGAAGAACCGAAAAACGAACTGTCGAAACCAGCATGGATTAGGTGGCTAGACAGAAAGCTTGATGAAGGAAGCTCCGTTATGTACGTAGCATTCGGGTCCCAAGCCGAGATCTCAGCTCAACAACTCAAGGAAATAGCAACAGGATTAGAACAATCAAAGGTGAATTTCCTGTGGGTGATAAGGAAGGCAGAGTCGGAGCTCGGAGACGGGTTTGAAGAGAGGGTTAAAGGGAGGGGACTTGTGGTGAGGGACTGGGTGAATCAGAAGGAGATTTTGTGGCACGAGAGTGTACAAGGGTTCTTAAGCCATTGCGGATGGAATTCGGCGCTGGAGAGCATATGCGCGGGGGTTCCGATTCTGGCTTGGCCTATTATGGCGGACCAGCCGTTGAATGCGAGGATGGTTACTGAAGAGATCAAAGTGGCGCTAAGGGTGGAGACTTGTGACGGGTCAGTGAGAGGGTTTGTGAAATGGCAGGGGTTAGAGAAGACGGTGAGGGAGTTGATGGGAGGCGAGAAGGGTGAGAAGGCGAGGACTAAGGTGAAGGAGTTGTCTGAGATTGCGAGGAAAGCAATGGAAGAGGAGAAAGGCTCGTCTTGGCGTTGCCTAGACATGCTTCTTGATGAGACTTGCAAATATGAGCAACAACTGCATGATGATAAGAACAATTACGAGGGACGGTAA